ATCCTACTGACTGGGATGCCCCCGAAAGCGAGTCTCTTTTAGAGCCGGGGCAATCGGTGATGATTCCCCGTCAGGAACTGAGTCGCGATCGCAACCGCAACTACTGCGCCGACCCCAGCGAAGCCTTTCACCTGTGTCTCAGCAGCTCTGGTTATGCTGAGATCTTGACCATTGCCAGCACCAGCCCCTTGCGGGATGCCCTGCGTGGCCTGCAGCAAATCGCTGAGGAAAATCAAACTCGCAGCGGCAACCCTATCGGGTTGCAAAACGATGAACCTGTAGACGTAGTCGAAAACCTGCTAGGCGATATTGACCGCAACACACGGGGAGACGTTGAAGTTCGAGGTGGGGCGCGAGGGGTAGATACTACCAAACTTGCCGCCCTGTCTACCCTGGTTCGCATCGTGGCAGACTGAGACATTCTGCTCGCTTCCCTGTCGGCACAGGGCTGCCATTCTAGTAGAACCGCTGGGGCTGGTAGAGAAGGATCTGCTGAGCTCTTGCAAATTCAAAAGGATGCGATCGCCTCTTTCGTGACTTTCGTCAGGGTCCGTCAGAGAAATTTTAATAGATGATAGAAAGATGAATTAGCCCTGACTGAGACATTGAAGACAAGAAGGGTTGACAATGAGTTATAACCTTCAGAATGTGCAATTTAGAGACCGCGAGCTTGAAGTTCTAAATCTGATTGCACAAGGCTTCAACAATCGCGACATTGTGAATCATCTTTTTATTTCAGAAGGAACCGTCAAGAACCACATTACTCGAATCTTAGGTGAACTTGGCGTTTCCAGCCGGCTTCAAGCAGCTCTATGGGCACAACAGACATTGCAAGAGTTGGGGGATTGATATAACTAAAATAATTCCTGACGTGGAAACTTGGGCATCCCATGTTGTTTCCTGTCACTCTTGTCTTATTTATAAGACTTACACATATTAATAGTTTAGATTTTTTCTGCACATGCTGAATAACTTGAAACGTATTGCGCCTGCAATCGGACTATTCCTTCTCTCGCCTCTAATCGCAGAATTTCTGCTGGGTAATATATCAATTGACCTGCTGCTCACTGCTGGACCGT
Above is a genomic segment from Pseudanabaena sp. FACHB-2040 containing:
- a CDS encoding LuxR C-terminal-related transcriptional regulator — its product is MSYNLQNVQFRDRELEVLNLIAQGFNNRDIVNHLFISEGTVKNHITRILGELGVSSRLQAALWAQQTLQELGD